A single Cottoperca gobio chromosome 3, fCotGob3.1, whole genome shotgun sequence DNA region contains:
- the tgfbrap1 gene encoding transforming growth factor-beta receptor-associated protein 1 homolog: MSVKAFELVPAVERDLLMGDKARINIECIECCGKHLYMGTNDCFIHHFLLDEVTSSKGKLSYSAQKLLHKYLGLKKPVAELRAASALERLIVLCDGIVFLVDMVTLETVPSAAGGGAKIRGVAAFCVNENPVNGDPFCVEMGVLSSKRRTVQIYMVYEDRVQLVKEVTTPEQPCAISVDGYFLCLALATQYMILNYNTGASQDLFPYNSEERRPIVKRIGREEFLLAAPGGLGMFANAEGVSQRAPVNWSESVIGAAVSFPYVVALDESFITVHSMLDQQLKQTLSFRDGHILQDFEGKVILASTKAVYVLVPLPLERQIQDLLAGHRVEEALILTEGAQQNIPKDKFQILHKRILQQAGFIQFGQLQFLEAKEHFRKGQLDVRELISLYPLLLPASSSFTRCHPPLHEFADLNHLAQGDQEKVLRCKKFLISYLGEVRSTEVANGCREDVDTALLKLYAEQDHDSLLDLLASDNACLLADSIPWLEKYHKYFALGLLYHYNGQDSAALQLWIRVVDGDLQDSTRSGLYEYIVDFLCSCSNLDLVWKYADWALQKDPTIGVHIFTKRPASKDLPDLNPDDAITYLGKHSQPLLLYLEHLVLERRMKKEKFHTHLAVLYLERVLSLLSKSPTDEERLTRARERLQALLRESNLYRAQFLLGKMENCEQLLLERATLHGKLEEHDKALHILVHKLRDYQSAEAFCIWASSCRDSSYRQHLFHLLLGVYLDRSLPEKSQEAAGGGDLEMAAVDLLNRHGEVFDAVRVLRMLPEGWSLQLLRPFLGRAIRANMHACRTSQIAVGLAHSENLQLLHDRLKDRKKPIVVSEKKGCHLCHNTFSEPDVVCLPGGVPVHTHCVAQRVRDSPTKRRLTNSSNHT, from the exons ATGAGTGTGAAGGCTTTTGAGCTAGTCCCCGCTGTGGAGCGAGATCTCCTCATGGGCGACAAGGCTCGCATCAACATCGAGTGCATTGAATGCTGTGGAAAGCACTTGTACATGGGCACCAATGACTGCTTCATTCACCACTTCCTGCTGGACGAGGTCACTTCCTCCAAAGGGAAACTGAGCTACTCTGCTCAGAAGCTGCTGCACAAATATCTTGGCCTCAAGAAACCAGTTGCTGAGTTGCGTGCTGCCTCCGCTTTGGAGCGTCTAATTGTGCTTTGCGATGGAATAGTGTTCCTGGTCGACATGGTGACACTGGAGACCGTGCCGTCGGCAGCAGGAGGTGGAGCCAAGATCAGAGGTGTGGCAGCGTTCTGCGTTAATGAGAACCCGGTTAACGGTGATCCGTTCTGTGTGGAAATGGGTGTCCTCTCCTCCAAGCGGCGGACGGTGCAGATTTACATGGTGTATGAGGACAGAGTGCAGCTGGTCAAAGAGGTGACCACTCCCGAACAACCCTGTGCCATCAGTGTTGACGGTTACTTCTTGTGCCTGGCCCTCGCTACACAGTACATGATTCTGAACTACAACACAGGAGCCTCCCAAGACCTCTTCCCTTACAACAGTGAAGAGAGGAGACCCATTGTGAAGAGGATCGGCAGGGAGGAGTTCCTCTTAGCAGCACCAGGTGGTCTGG GAATGTTTGCCAATGCAGAAGGAGTATCTCAGCGAGCTCCGGTCAACTGGTCAGAGAGCGTGATTGGTGCTGCTGTGTCTTTTCCGTACGTGGTGGCTTTGGATGAAAGCTTTATCACCGTCCACAGCATGTTAGACCAACAGCTAAAACAAACCCTTTCATTCAGGGATGGACACATTCTGCAAGACTTTGAAG gaAAGGTCATTCTGGCTTCCACTAAGGCGGTGTATGTCCTGGTACCCCTGCCCCTCGAGAGACAGATCCAAGACTTACTGGCCGGTCACAGAGTGGAGGAGGCGCTCATCCTCACAGAGGGAGCGCAGCAAAATATTCCAAAAGACAAGTTCCAG ATTTTGCACAAAAGAATCCTCCAGCAGGCGGGTTTCATACAGTTTGGCCAACTtcagtttttggaagcaaaagAACACTTCAG GAAGGGTCAGCTGGATGTGCGGGAGCTGATATCCCTCTACCCACTGTTGCTGCCCGCGTCCTCTTCGTTCACACGCTGCCACCCTCCTCTCCATGAGTTTGCAGATCTCAACCACTTGGCACAGGGCGACCAGGAAAAAGTGCTGCGATGCAAGAAATTCCTTATCAGTTATTTGGGCGAG GTACGGAGCACAGAGGTGGCCAATGGCTGTAGAGAGGACGTGGACACTGCGCTGTTAAAGCTGTATGCTGAACAGGATCATGACAGCCTTCTAGACCTGCTAGCTTCAGACAACGCCTGCCTACTAGCAGACAGCATCCCATGGCTGGAGAAATATCACAA ATATTTTGCACTTGGGCTGCTCTATCATTATAATGGTCAGGATTCGGCAGCACTTCAG TTGTGGATTCGCGTGGTAGATGGGGATTTGCAGGACTCCACAAGATCTGGCCTTTATGAGTACATTGTGGACTTTCTCTGCTCCTGCTCCAACCTGGACCTTGTATGGAAGTATGCAGACTGGGCCTTGCAGAAGGATCCCACC ATAGGTGTCCACATCTTTACTAAGAGGCCTGCCAGTAAAGATCTACCAGACCTGAACCCTGATGATGCCATCACTTACCTGGGGAAGCACAGCCAGCCGCTGCTTCTCTACCTGGAACACCTGGTGCTGGAGAGAAGGATGAAG AAAGAGAAGTTCCACACGCACCTGGCCGTGTTGTACCTGGAGAGGGTCTTGTCACTGCTGTCGAAGTCGCCAACGGATGAAGAGCGGCTCACCAGAGCTAGAGAAAGGCTCCAAGCTCTGCTCAGGGAGTCCAACCTTTACCGTGCACAGTTTCTTTTAG GTAAGATGGAGAACTGTGAACAACTGCTGCTAGAGCGTGCAACACTACATGGAAAATTGGAGGAGCATGATAAAGCTCTGCACATATTGGTACACAAGCTGAGAGACTACCAGTCTGCTGAGGCCTTCTGTATATGGGCCTCTTCTTGTCGGGATTCTTCTTACCGACAGCATCTATTTCACCTCCTCTTGGGGGTGTATCTAGACCGAAGCCTTCCTGAAAAATCCCAGGAAGCAGCAGGGGGTGGAGACCTGGAGATGGCGGCAGTGGATCTCCTAAATCGGCATGGCGAGGTGTTCGATGCAGTCCGTGTCCTGCGCATGCTTCCTGAGGGCTGGTCACTGCAACTGCTCCGGCCCTTTCTGGGTCGAGCCATCAGGGCCAATATGCATGCCTGCCGCACCTCCCAGATCGCTGTTGGGCTAGCCCACTCTGAAAACCTTCAACTGCTGCATGACAGG TTGAAAGACCGGAAGAAACCAATCGTTGTGTCTGAAAAAAAAGGGTGCCACCTGTGCCACAACACCTTCAGTGAGCCGGACGTGGTGTGTCTGCCAGGTGGAGTGCCTGTCCACACTCACTGTGTCGCCCAGAGAGTGAGAGACTCTCCCACAAAGAGACGGTTAACTAATAGCAGTAACCATACGTGA
- the cenpq gene encoding centromere protein Q, protein MKPVRGSKRDASKAPTGNLKNRKKTDQTTQQQAADNQDPEPSKNNRGKSTLPKPAQKRKAEGSSSVPKKVKGQENWKLMSGSSITAMGNTMDVSILTTLALKEKKESREHLNIIKKRFLAQCAELKVPLQKQSDLERLSQRHQEEAKKSVVGKTTLSTLEQNLRAVVRALEKTDEQTVSLQHACSMLRDQVEEEEEKAKEILQLAEQADLYLPSLPPQKDGTTLEARLRKIIPDSESESTARKLGEILQKSETIQDAQALLLQAHKHADQLFNSDFTPISSTPCSDGRQV, encoded by the exons aTGAAGCCCGTAAGAGGCTCTAAACGGGATGCATCAAAAGCACCTACCGGTAACttgaaaaacaggaaaaaaacagaTCAGACGACACAACAACAAGCAGCAGATAATCAG gACCCCGAGCCCAGTAAAAATAACCGTGGCAAGAGCACCCTCCCAAAACCAGCACAGAAGAGGAAAG CTGAAGGCTCCTCTTCAGTCCCTAAAAAAGTCAAAGGTCAGGAAAATTGGAAGCTGATGTCAGGATCCTCCATAACTGCGATGGGGAACACAATGGATGTGTCAATACT AACTACTCTTGCattgaaagagaagaaagagagccGGGAACATCtgaacataattaaaaaaag GTTTCTTGCTCAATGTGCAGAGCTCAAGGTTCCATTGCAGAAACAAAGCGATTTGGAACGATTGTCTCAACGCCACCAGGAGGAGGCCAAGAAGTCAGTGGTTGGAAAGACGACTCTGAGCACTCTGgag CAAAACTTGAGGGCTGTAGTCCGTGCTCTGGAGAAGACCGACGAGCAGACTGTCTCTTTACAGCACGCATGCAGTATGCTGAGAGaccaggtggaggaggaggaggagaaagctaAAGAG ATCTTACAGTTGGCTGAACAAGCAGATCTCtacctcccctctctccctccacaaAAGGATGGCACAACATTAGAA gcTCGATTGAGAAAAATTATACCAGACAGTGAGTCTGAATCCACTGCCCGGAAACTGGGAGAAATCCTGCAGAAGTCAGAGACCATTCAGGACGCCCAGGCGCTGCTTCTacaggcacacaaacatgcCGATCAGCTCTTCAACTCTGACTTCACCCCGATCAGTAGTACACCTTGTTCAGACGGGAGACAGGTCTGA
- the LOC115005915 gene encoding C3a anaphylatoxin chemotactic receptor, whose protein sequence is MANMNVTQFPVHAVNRFLISHNNTNSWQTEAVRGVQITVTLLIFLVGVPLNGLVVWTLGLRHNRHLARRGSVEETRAASSFRIYVLNLALADLVLLLRIPLMLGYIAHNNSWPFGRVFCCVVMFLRGLGLYASAFLLCAVALERCLCLLRPVWARLRRPYWAVPLACGILWVVATIFSAPYLHSAVLKDINGTHQCLESGDFDMGLFITETIAGFILPLLVFLGSNLAVLLTVQQAMPSTPTSSSPSMARKMTRMYHVLFFTMLLFLTCWVPYFVCRFLLALAMGRPHWAALRHGAVIGKYISLFLVYIKCALNPVLYVFAARGLSRAIKASVVSTIERLFNDDSTESLRRKSLKISIKNSQM, encoded by the exons ATGGCCAATATGAATGTGACACAGTTTCCTGTCCATGCCGTGAATCGGTTTCTAATCAGCCACAACAATACCAACTCTTGGCAGACGGAGGCAGTCAGGGGAGTCCAAATTACAGTTACGCTGCTCATCTTCCTG GTGGGCGTACCTCTGAATGGACTGGTGGTTTGGACACTTGGACTGCGGCACAATCGTCACCTGGCACGCAGAGGCAGTGTTGAGGAGACGCGTGCTGCCAGCAGTTTCCGTATCTATGTCCTGAACCTTGCCTTGGCTGACCTGGTGCTACTTCTGCGTATCCCCCTCATGTTGGGCTACATCGCTCACAACAACAGCTGGCCATTTGGCAGAGTCTTCTGCTGCGTTGTCATGTTCCTGCGAGGTCTGGGCTTATATGCCTCCGCTTTCCTCCTCTGTGCCGTCGCCCTGGAGCGATGCCTATGTCTGCTGAGGCCTGTGTGGGCTCGACTGCGGCGCCCCTACTGGGCTGTTCCTCTGGCCTGTGGCATCCTATGGGTGGTAGCTACCATCTTCTCTGCTCCCTACCTCCACAGTGCCGTCCTGAAGGACATTAACGGGACACATCAGTGCCTGGAGAGTGGGGATTTTGACATGGGGCTGTTTATCACAGAAACAATAGCAGGTTTCATCTTGCCCCTGCTGGTGTTCTTGGGAAGTAACCTTGCCGTTTTGCTCACCGTTCAGCAAGCAATGCCCTCAACACCGACCTCCTCCAGCCCTTCAATGGCCCGCAAGATGACCAGGATGTACCACGTGCTCTTTTTCACcatgctcctcttcctcacctgcTGGGTGCCATATTTTGTTTGTCGGTTCCTGCTGGCCTTGGCCATGGGGCGACCTCATTGGGCAGCGCTGAGGCATGGCGCAGTTATTGGCAAATACATATCTCTGTTCCTGGTGTACATCAAGTGTGCTCTTAACCCAGTGCTGTATGTGTTTGCTGCCCGAGGCTTAAGTCGTGCCATCAAAGCTTCAGTTGTCTCCACTATCGAAAGACTTTTCAATGATGACTCCACAGAGTCGTTACGAAGGAAGTCTCTTAAGATCTCAATTAAAAACTCACAGATGTAG
- the mrpl16 gene encoding large ribosomal subunit protein uL16m encodes MFSFIKAAVGGLTGICRANGHQQGLLRSHLKVLAAGLKTHDIPPDHSDVVLPGKRKLKVVNKVPNLKNHKKEMKKLRDIQGPAVKANTFTKGQYAIVAMGGGYLRWGHMDMIRLSINRKMDTRTTFARWRINSPYKPITRKGLGQRMGGGKGIIDHYVTPVRCGRFIVEVGGKLELGEIEHILINVAKKLPFPAKVVSRESLAALQQKQVDMEQNNQNPWTFKEIAKGNMLGIRKVLSPSDLRNNGHYTGKFFSPGRV; translated from the exons ATGTTTTCCTTTATCAAGGCGGCTGTCGGCGGATTGACCGGTATCTGTCGAGCCAACGGTCACCAGCAAG GTCTTTTACGCAGCCACTTGAAAGTCCTAGCTGCTGGCCTGAAGACGCATGACATCCCTCCAGACCACAGTG ATGTGGTGTTGCCAGGGAAACGCAAACTGAAGGTTGTGAATAAGGTTCCTAACTTAAAAAATCATaagaaagagatgaagaagcTACGGGATATCCAAGGCCCAGCTGTGAAAGCAAATACTTTCACTAAAGGACAGTACGCTATTGTG GCCATGGGAGGGGGCTACCTTCGATGGGGTCACATGGACATGATCCGTCTATCCATCAACCGCAAGATGGATACCCGGACTACATTTGCCCGGTGGCGCATCAATAGCCCATATAAGCCTATCACACGTAAAGGTCTAGGTCAGCGCATGGGCGGGGGCAAGGGCATCATCGACCACTATGTGACACCTGTTCGCTGCGGTCGTTTTATTGTGGAAGTGGGAGGAAAATTGGAGCTTGGGGAGATTGAGCATATCTTGATTAACGTGGCAAAGAAGCTACCCTTCCCTGCCAAG GTAGTGAGCAGAGAGAGCCTAGCAGCCCTGCAGCAGAAGCAGGTTGATATGGAGCAGAACAATCAGAATCCTTGGACCTTCAAGGAGATAGCGAAGGGCAACATGCTGGGTATCAGAAAAGTGCTCAGCCCCTCAGACCTGCGCAACAACGGACACTACACAGGCAAATTCTTCTCCCCGGGGAGGGTGTAA